Proteins encoded by one window of bacterium:
- a CDS encoding sigma-54 dependent transcriptional regulator, whose translation MNILFVDDEPLGRDVLADHLENQLGHRVVQCDSAEKALEIFSREHFPLVLTDIRMPGMDGIELLNRIKEMPQGQGTDIILITAHGDMTTAIAALRAGAYDYLNKPIQLEELNSVVDRVVEHQALIRENYELTKHFKEKVKEATRETESKLEQLRHTCADIDGIGEIGIFSKAMEEVMTLARKMSKDKMIPVLIEGETGTGKEIVARMIHYGDKGRSTPFVAINCPAISPSLFESELFGYDGGAFTGAKKTGQIGKFELAQDGTVFLDEIGDMPREMQPKLLRVLQERNFFRVGGLRKINLEAQVICATNHDLEKLVKRGRFREDLFYRLNMCRIFIPPLRERKEEILPLARMFLSRYAGRRGRRFRSIDPGAERILENYSWPGNVRELQNIVDMAVLLNDAPELRQEHFSFRIAGSQRQSGAPASHEAVDSFSVHLPKEGLSLDEIEAQALKKILALFKGNKTKVASYLGITRYSLRNKLKRLSRYAVEEKP comes from the coding sequence ATGAATATCCTTTTTGTCGATGATGAGCCTCTGGGACGCGATGTGCTGGCGGACCATCTTGAGAATCAACTGGGACACCGGGTGGTCCAGTGCGATTCAGCGGAAAAGGCCCTCGAGATATTCAGCCGGGAACATTTCCCTCTGGTGCTTACCGATATCCGCATGCCGGGGATGGACGGGATCGAGCTCCTGAACAGGATAAAAGAAATGCCTCAGGGCCAGGGGACGGATATAATCCTGATCACCGCCCACGGAGACATGACCACGGCCATAGCTGCCCTGCGGGCCGGGGCCTACGACTACCTGAACAAACCGATCCAGCTCGAGGAGCTGAACTCCGTGGTCGACCGGGTGGTGGAGCATCAGGCGCTGATCAGGGAGAACTACGAGCTTACAAAGCATTTCAAGGAAAAGGTGAAAGAGGCGACACGGGAGACGGAGTCCAAGCTCGAGCAACTCCGTCACACCTGCGCCGACATCGACGGCATCGGTGAGATCGGGATTTTTTCCAAGGCCATGGAAGAGGTGATGACTTTGGCCCGGAAAATGAGCAAGGACAAGATGATCCCGGTCCTGATCGAGGGAGAGACCGGCACGGGAAAAGAAATAGTGGCCCGCATGATTCACTACGGAGACAAGGGACGCTCCACTCCGTTTGTGGCCATCAACTGCCCGGCCATATCGCCGAGCCTCTTTGAAAGCGAGCTTTTCGGTTATGACGGGGGGGCTTTCACCGGCGCCAAGAAAACCGGACAGATCGGAAAGTTCGAGCTGGCCCAGGATGGGACTGTTTTCCTGGATGAAATCGGTGACATGCCCAGGGAGATGCAGCCCAAACTGCTGCGCGTGCTGCAGGAACGGAATTTCTTCCGGGTGGGCGGGCTGCGCAAGATCAACCTGGAAGCCCAGGTGATCTGCGCCACGAATCATGACCTCGAGAAACTGGTGAAGAGAGGCCGTTTCCGGGAAGACCTGTTCTACCGTCTGAACATGTGCCGGATTTTCATCCCACCGCTACGGGAGAGAAAAGAGGAAATCCTGCCGCTGGCCCGGATGTTTCTTTCGAGATACGCCGGGAGACGGGGACGCCGCTTCAGGTCGATCGATCCGGGCGCCGAGAGGATTCTGGAGAATTACTCCTGGCCCGGAAACGTGCGCGAGCTCCAGAACATTGTCGACATGGCGGTCCTCCTGAACGACGCACCCGAACTGCGGCAGGAGCATTTCTCTTTCAGGATCGCCGGCAGTCAAAGGCAGTCCGGCGCTCCGGCCAGCCACGAGGCCGTCGATTCCTTTTCCGTTCACTTGCCGAAAGAGGGGCTCAGCCTGGACGAAATCGAGGCCCAGGCCCTGAAAAAGATCCTGGCCCTGTTCAAGGGTAACAAAACCAAGGTCGCCTCCTATCTCGGAATAACCAGATATTCCCTGAGGAACAAGTTGAAAAGACTTTCCCGGTATGCGGTCGAAGAAAAACCCTGA
- a CDS encoding response regulator, protein MARRGMPFTKKIVLIDDDLEFMKIVADTLGLLGYHSLLFQNPRQALETVQQIEIGLVITDFHMQEMTALDVIKAIKTHDASIPVIVVTGDLSLETEKASMQRGAYAYIYKPVDFNKLIRLTAKICDKTKKRQVDSL, encoded by the coding sequence ATGGCTCGCAGGGGAATGCCTTTCACAAAGAAAATAGTCCTGATAGACGACGATCTCGAATTCATGAAAATCGTGGCGGATACGCTCGGTTTGCTTGGCTATCACTCCCTCCTTTTCCAGAATCCCCGGCAGGCGCTGGAGACTGTCCAGCAAATCGAGATCGGTCTGGTCATCACGGATTTCCACATGCAGGAAATGACCGCGCTGGATGTGATCAAAGCGATTAAGACTCACGATGCAAGCATTCCGGTGATTGTGGTCACCGGGGACCTGAGCCTGGAGACCGAAAAGGCCTCGATGCAGAGAGGAGCTTATGCCTATATCTATAAACCCGTTGATTTCAACAAGCTTATAAGGTTGACTGCCAAAATTTGCGATAAAACGAAAAAACGACAAGTGGATTCACTGTGA
- a CDS encoding TonB-dependent receptor, whose amino-acid sequence MAQLSTVKIEGIVRDKDTGNPIQGAQVSVEGTRLGNVTNTDGYYFILSVPPGRQAITFTYTGYQKLTIKDQLLLAGQTATVNANLSSTVVEMQGITIEGESEILVPRDNTVTKQRLTATDIAETPATRLEDMMVLQAGVQIGGRDAAGRGLRIRGGRLGEEGMVVDGIMVRNYTANPFANGASWVFEQEIGSTSEDATPQEFSVDAVEQVDIITGGFQAEYGNVQSGIINIVTKEGGPDYRGSLRFTTDEQQPRTSDWGYNQVQASIGGPVPLVPNMYFQGSGEIQGQADRTPTHADEGFRGVNQDFVDRMNEAIRNDSYLSKLATPPYNLDMFKTGHAFYASKTGVQASLFSPGNPVRLPGNWGDRTLSSGKITYSPVKNLKLLVSNNWTRNQMSYPWGWSGEGNYFQSGVIDRTTDFYNRYISASWENSPYWAKGFDRFVVPQSFGRRSRTNTTLLGADWFFWQNASRSANLQFRYMRLNTQEINSSSLRTNYERDTFLSWSPHDIQFEVETYPNKENPLLPEKKLAYLPNGNEAWLQGQYYETAFAMETMSVYYLSYRYLKEQQDNYKVDLDFQMNRTNRAKIGYQYTGINNDQYSIIYSSPLRDPRNEFHYKPPIYAAYVQNRTDLGDFVFNYGLRYDGFQHNANWGLTASNQYGDRFSPHAFHEWSPRFDVGFPVTDKSQLRFSYGVFSQLPTLALMFDRANPGGLEYSRTDAFESGLSYLVNNDLMLDVVAFYRDVDGNVAQKTFFRDYYAWHEQLRSRDWIEGYTNRDNGNIKGVDFKLAKRFSKNYSYNLMYTLQFSRTTGSAYNSSPSIDASTNEIFTPPDELRPIDGDRTHKFTAQFNYLVPQDFKAGTVYNKILSNVRGYALFSFQSGEPLLKRGNGSGYTKQEDAALTSMWDGYNFFRGRWYTNMDIRLSKAFRLGRTRQVSVFGEVFNLLNRRNNSQYPTYGGYEQSVKTQNAGLDLVWDDLTSSDSRHVLFNSDFNGDGILSRSEAVLGAYAESMLQNTMDKRIWGTARQIRMGIDFSF is encoded by the coding sequence ATGGCTCAGTTGAGCACGGTGAAGATCGAGGGGATTGTCCGTGACAAGGATACGGGCAACCCTATACAGGGGGCGCAGGTGTCTGTTGAGGGCACCCGGCTGGGCAATGTCACCAATACCGACGGTTACTATTTCATTCTCAGCGTCCCGCCCGGCCGCCAGGCCATCACCTTCACCTACACCGGCTATCAGAAGCTGACCATCAAGGACCAGTTGCTGCTGGCCGGCCAGACCGCCACCGTGAACGCGAATCTGAGTTCCACGGTGGTCGAGATGCAGGGGATCACGATCGAGGGTGAATCCGAAATCCTGGTGCCCCGCGACAACACGGTGACAAAGCAGCGCCTGACCGCCACTGACATAGCCGAGACCCCGGCCACGAGGCTCGAGGACATGATGGTCCTGCAGGCCGGAGTGCAGATCGGCGGACGTGACGCAGCGGGGCGCGGCCTGCGCATCCGCGGCGGCCGTCTGGGCGAGGAAGGCATGGTTGTGGACGGGATCATGGTCCGCAACTACACCGCAAATCCCTTTGCCAACGGCGCGAGCTGGGTTTTCGAGCAGGAGATCGGCTCCACCAGCGAGGACGCCACGCCGCAGGAATTCTCGGTTGACGCGGTGGAGCAGGTGGATATCATCACCGGCGGGTTCCAGGCCGAGTACGGCAATGTCCAGTCCGGCATAATCAACATCGTGACCAAGGAAGGCGGCCCGGACTATCGCGGGAGCCTCCGTTTCACGACTGACGAGCAGCAGCCGCGCACCTCGGACTGGGGCTACAACCAGGTCCAGGCCAGTATCGGCGGCCCGGTCCCGCTGGTCCCGAACATGTATTTCCAGGGTTCCGGCGAAATCCAGGGCCAGGCCGACCGCACCCCGACCCATGCGGACGAGGGCTTCCGCGGCGTGAACCAGGATTTCGTCGACCGCATGAACGAGGCTATCCGCAACGATTCATACCTGAGCAAGCTCGCCACCCCGCCGTACAACCTCGACATGTTCAAGACCGGCCACGCTTTCTACGCCTCCAAAACCGGAGTGCAGGCCTCGCTGTTCTCGCCCGGCAACCCGGTCCGCCTGCCCGGCAACTGGGGCGACCGCACGCTGAGTTCGGGCAAGATCACCTATTCACCCGTCAAGAACCTCAAACTGCTGGTTTCGAACAACTGGACGCGCAACCAGATGTCCTACCCCTGGGGCTGGTCGGGTGAGGGCAACTATTTCCAGAGCGGGGTGATCGACCGGACCACCGATTTCTATAACCGCTACATATCGGCGTCCTGGGAAAACAGTCCGTACTGGGCGAAGGGCTTTGACCGGTTCGTCGTCCCGCAGTCTTTCGGACGCCGCAGCCGGACGAATACGACGCTCCTGGGGGCAGATTGGTTCTTCTGGCAGAATGCCTCGCGCAGCGCCAACCTGCAGTTCCGCTACATGCGGTTGAACACCCAGGAAATCAACTCCTCGAGCCTGAGGACCAACTACGAGCGCGACACTTTCCTGAGCTGGTCCCCGCACGACATCCAGTTCGAGGTCGAGACCTATCCGAACAAGGAAAACCCGCTGCTGCCGGAAAAGAAGCTGGCGTACCTGCCCAACGGCAACGAGGCCTGGCTGCAGGGGCAGTACTATGAAACCGCCTTCGCCATGGAAACCATGTCCGTGTACTACCTTTCGTACCGTTATCTGAAGGAGCAGCAGGATAACTACAAGGTGGACCTGGATTTCCAGATGAACCGCACCAACCGCGCGAAGATCGGTTACCAGTACACCGGGATCAACAACGACCAGTACAGCATCATTTACTCGAGCCCTCTGCGCGACCCGCGCAACGAGTTCCACTACAAGCCGCCTATCTATGCGGCTTACGTGCAGAACCGGACCGACCTGGGTGATTTCGTGTTCAACTACGGCCTGCGCTATGACGGTTTCCAGCATAACGCGAACTGGGGGTTGACCGCTTCGAACCAGTACGGTGACAGGTTCAGTCCGCATGCATTCCACGAATGGTCGCCCCGCTTCGACGTCGGGTTCCCGGTGACCGACAAATCGCAGCTTCGTTTCAGCTACGGTGTGTTCTCGCAGCTTCCCACCCTGGCCCTGATGTTCGACCGGGCCAATCCGGGCGGACTGGAATACAGCCGCACGGACGCTTTCGAGAGCGGCCTGAGCTACCTGGTGAACAACGACCTGATGCTGGATGTCGTGGCTTTCTACCGGGATGTGGACGGGAACGTGGCCCAGAAGACCTTCTTCCGTGACTACTACGCCTGGCACGAGCAACTGCGCAGCCGCGATTGGATCGAGGGCTACACCAACCGCGACAACGGGAATATCAAGGGCGTGGATTTCAAGCTGGCCAAGCGCTTCTCCAAAAACTACTCCTATAACCTGATGTACACCCTGCAGTTCAGCCGCACCACCGGAAGCGCCTACAACAGCAGTCCGTCGATAGACGCCTCCACGAACGAGATTTTCACGCCCCCGGACGAGCTGCGCCCCATCGACGGTGACCGCACGCACAAGTTCACGGCCCAGTTCAACTACCTTGTCCCGCAGGATTTCAAGGCCGGGACTGTCTACAACAAGATACTGAGCAACGTGCGGGGTTACGCTCTCTTTTCGTTCCAGAGCGGCGAGCCGCTCCTGAAACGCGGCAACGGCTCCGGCTATACGAAGCAGGAGGATGCGGCCCTGACGAGCATGTGGGACGGTTACAATTTCTTCCGCGGCCGTTGGTACACGAACATGGATATCCGTCTGTCCAAGGCTTTCAGGCTGGGTCGCACGCGCCAGGTGTCGGTCTTCGGAGAGGTCTTCAACCTCCTGAACCGCCGGAACAACTCACAGTATCCCACCTACGGCGGCTACGAGCAGTCCGTGAAGACCCAGAACGCCGGACTGGACCTGGTCTGGGATGATCTGACCTCCAGCGATTCCAGGCACGTTCTGTTCAACAGCGATTTCAACGGCGACGGGATCCTGAGCCGGTCCGAAGCGGTGTTGGGCGCCTATGCCGAAAGCATGCTCCAGAACACAATGGATAAGCGCATCTGGGGCACGGCGCGTCAGATCCGCATGGGAATCGATTTCTCTTTCTGA